The following are from one region of the Amycolatopsis lurida genome:
- a CDS encoding DeoR/GlpR family DNA-binding transcription regulator — MLAAQRRDLLLERLKTEGRIVAKDLAAELGISEDSIRRDLRELADAGLCQRVYGGALPVSPATADYATRMAVSVAGKERIAKRAAALIHLGSTVILDGGTTALALAKALPVDLEATIVTHSPTVAAALVTHPKVEVFLIGGRLFKHSAVTCGAAAAEAAEGINADLFFLGVTGVHPETGLTTGDSDEAAMKRTLAKRAADTYVLASSEKIGAASPFTVLPLSDVAGVITDAAPDEPTVKELGKLGVSVLGVSPSWPAREAAASDA; from the coding sequence ATGTTGGCTGCGCAACGACGAGACCTGCTGCTGGAACGACTGAAGACCGAAGGCCGCATCGTGGCCAAGGATCTCGCCGCCGAACTCGGCATATCAGAGGACAGCATCCGCCGTGACCTGCGAGAACTCGCGGACGCCGGGCTCTGTCAGCGGGTCTACGGCGGAGCCCTGCCGGTCTCCCCGGCCACCGCGGACTACGCGACGCGCATGGCGGTCAGCGTCGCGGGCAAGGAACGGATCGCGAAACGTGCAGCAGCGTTGATCCACCTGGGATCGACGGTCATCCTCGACGGCGGCACGACCGCGCTCGCGCTGGCGAAGGCGCTCCCCGTCGACCTCGAAGCGACGATCGTCACGCACAGCCCCACGGTCGCGGCCGCGCTCGTCACGCATCCGAAGGTCGAGGTGTTCCTCATCGGCGGGCGGCTCTTCAAGCACTCCGCCGTCACCTGCGGTGCGGCCGCGGCCGAGGCGGCCGAGGGCATCAACGCCGACCTGTTCTTCCTCGGCGTCACCGGCGTGCATCCCGAGACCGGGCTCACCACCGGCGACTCCGACGAGGCCGCGATGAAACGCACCCTCGCCAAACGGGCCGCCGACACCTACGTGCTGGCCAGTTCGGAGAAGATCGGCGCGGCCTCGCCGTTCACCGTGCTCCCCCTGTCCGACGTCGCGGGCGTGATCACCGACGCGGCCCCGGACGAGCCGACGGTGAAGGAGCTGGGGAAGCTCGGCGTGAGCGTGCTGGGGGTCAGCCCTTCTTGGCCAGCCCGCGAAGCTGCTGCCAGCGACGCTTGA
- a CDS encoding polyprenol monophosphomannose synthase: protein MAQAPRGAQGIDPVLVVVPTYNERENIGPILERLLKALPEVNALVVDDGSPDGTGDVADELAKADERIHVMHRTEKAGLGAAYVAGFRWGLARDYATIVEMDADGSHAPEDLPRVLAALEDADLSIGSRYVPGGSTVNWPFQRKALSWVANLYARIALGTKIKDITAGFRAYRRTVLEKLPLDEIASRGYCFQIDLAFRTALAGFEVVEVPITFTEREVGQSKMSGSVVREAIVLVGLWGLKRRWQQLRGLAKKG, encoded by the coding sequence ATGGCGCAGGCGCCACGGGGGGCCCAGGGAATCGACCCGGTGCTGGTGGTGGTCCCGACGTACAACGAGCGGGAGAACATCGGCCCGATCCTGGAGCGCCTGCTCAAAGCACTCCCGGAGGTCAACGCCCTCGTGGTGGACGACGGCAGCCCGGACGGGACCGGTGACGTCGCCGACGAGCTCGCGAAGGCCGACGAGCGGATCCACGTGATGCACCGGACCGAGAAGGCCGGTTTGGGCGCGGCGTACGTCGCGGGTTTCCGCTGGGGTCTCGCTCGCGACTACGCCACGATCGTCGAGATGGACGCCGACGGCTCGCACGCGCCGGAGGATCTGCCGCGGGTACTTGCGGCGCTCGAGGACGCGGATCTGTCCATCGGCTCCCGGTACGTTCCCGGTGGCAGCACGGTGAACTGGCCGTTCCAGCGCAAGGCGCTGTCCTGGGTGGCGAACCTCTACGCGAGGATCGCGCTCGGCACGAAGATCAAGGACATCACCGCGGGTTTCCGCGCGTACCGCCGCACGGTGCTGGAGAAGCTCCCGCTCGACGAGATCGCCTCGCGCGGCTACTGCTTCCAGATCGACCTGGCGTTCCGCACGGCGCTCGCCGGGTTCGAGGTGGTCGAGGTGCCGATCACTTTCACCGAGCGCGAGGTCGGCCAGTCGAAGATGAGCGGTTCGGTCGTGCGTGAGGCGATCGTCCTGGTCGGTCTGTGGGGGCTCAAGCGTCGCTGGCAGCAGCTTCGCGGGCTGGCCAAGAAGGGCTGA
- the lnt gene encoding apolipoprotein N-acyltransferase — MSTTVTDPDPEAAPRKRFSRAWLVRFLVAAASGFTLYLSFAPRPLWWLAPLAFTGFALVVHGRRFRGAFGYGFVFGMGFFLPLLTWLLDFLGPGFGPWPWLGLAMALSVYLGFGGAFATVVWRLPLGPLWAALVIIALETPRTWFPFGGFPWGRVAFSQPEGAFVSLASIGGAPLVGLAVVATGFGLAALCLRLKGAHPRRSLVAASALTLVPVVAGLAVWPTIGTEAQDGELTVATVQGNAPDIGLALEGRRDELRSNHLAESARLLEKLKASNTKVDLLVWPETAMAMRTGDPGVDRMVRDYGTQAIIGALVRLPDGSAQNSALVWDPVTGPGQRYAKQQLVPFGEYVPARELAKLVTPFVDSVANMTPGDGANAALSVAGTKVGVFICYETAFDYPARESVADGAELLVVPTNNAWYGPGEMSYQQLAMSRLRAVEHGRSVIVSATSGVSAIVAPDGSIMASTSLFTADSLVGRVPLRQQTTLSDLLGVTTEYGLLALAIAGVTGGYVLRFRTRRASAAKATREAAG; from the coding sequence GTGTCCACGACCGTGACCGATCCGGATCCCGAAGCGGCGCCCCGGAAGCGCTTCTCCCGCGCCTGGCTCGTGCGTTTCCTCGTCGCCGCGGCGTCGGGATTCACGCTGTACCTCAGTTTCGCTCCGCGTCCGCTGTGGTGGCTCGCGCCGCTGGCGTTCACCGGCTTCGCCCTGGTGGTGCACGGGCGGAGGTTCCGGGGCGCGTTCGGTTACGGGTTCGTGTTCGGGATGGGGTTCTTCCTCCCGCTGCTGACGTGGCTGCTGGACTTCCTCGGGCCGGGCTTCGGGCCGTGGCCGTGGCTCGGACTGGCGATGGCGCTGTCGGTGTACCTGGGTTTCGGCGGGGCGTTCGCCACCGTGGTGTGGAGGCTGCCGCTCGGGCCGCTGTGGGCGGCTCTGGTGATCATCGCGCTGGAGACACCGCGCACCTGGTTCCCCTTCGGCGGCTTCCCGTGGGGCCGCGTCGCGTTCAGCCAGCCTGAAGGCGCCTTCGTCTCGCTGGCCTCCATCGGCGGCGCGCCGCTGGTCGGTCTCGCCGTCGTGGCGACCGGTTTCGGGCTCGCGGCACTGTGCCTGCGGCTGAAGGGCGCCCACCCCCGGCGTTCCCTGGTGGCGGCGTCGGCGCTGACGCTGGTGCCCGTGGTGGCGGGACTCGCGGTGTGGCCGACGATCGGTACCGAGGCCCAGGACGGCGAACTCACCGTCGCCACGGTGCAGGGCAACGCCCCGGATATCGGCCTGGCGCTGGAAGGCCGCCGCGACGAACTCCGGAGCAACCACCTCGCCGAGAGCGCCCGGCTGCTGGAAAAGCTCAAGGCGAGCAATACGAAGGTCGACCTGCTCGTGTGGCCCGAGACCGCGATGGCCATGCGCACCGGCGACCCCGGCGTCGATCGGATGGTCCGCGACTACGGCACGCAGGCGATCATCGGCGCGCTGGTCCGGCTGCCCGACGGAAGCGCGCAGAACTCCGCGCTCGTCTGGGATCCGGTCACCGGCCCGGGTCAGCGCTATGCCAAACAGCAACTCGTCCCGTTCGGCGAGTACGTCCCGGCCCGTGAGCTCGCGAAGCTGGTGACACCGTTCGTCGACAGCGTGGCGAACATGACACCGGGTGACGGCGCCAACGCCGCCCTGTCGGTCGCGGGCACCAAGGTCGGCGTCTTCATCTGCTACGAGACGGCCTTCGACTACCCGGCGCGGGAGTCGGTCGCGGACGGCGCGGAACTGCTCGTCGTACCCACCAACAACGCCTGGTACGGACCGGGGGAGATGAGCTACCAGCAGCTGGCGATGTCGCGGCTGCGGGCGGTCGAGCATGGGCGTTCGGTGATCGTTTCCGCCACCAGCGGAGTCAGCGCGATCGTCGCGCCGGACGGTTCGATCATGGCCTCTACCAGCCTGTTCACCGCAGACTCCCTGGTGGGGCGCGTACCGCTGAGGCAGCAGACTACGCTGTCGGATCTACTCGGTGTGACGACGGAGTACGGGCTGCTCGCCCTGGCGATCGCCGGGGTTACCGGCGGGTACGTGCTGCGTTTCCGCACCCGGCGCGCGAGCGCCGCCAAGGCAACGAGGGAAGCGGCGGGCTGA
- a CDS encoding amidohydrolase: MTNARSTLLLGGRIYSPSAPDATAMAITDGTVVWVGQDGPAKALHPDAEVVDLDGAFVAPAFVDAHVHATATGLHLTGLNLTNVRGAGELLAAVRDAVRPGQVLVAHGWDESRWTDGRLPSRAEIDEASNGTPVYLSRVDVHSALVSSALVALAAGVHEAPGWSADGPLTRDAHHLVRAAMREAITPQQRREAQRAFLAAAAARGVVSVHECAGPDISGAEDLTDLLALAAEPGLPEVVGYWGERGGVDTARALGARGVAGDLFVDGALGSRTAALHEPYTDAHGTSGTLYLDAPAIAEHISACTEAELQAGFHVIGDAAVAEVVEGFRLAEKTVGRRALAARHHRLEHVEMIDVDQAKALAGWGVVASVQPQFDAEWGGAHGMYTDRLGTERAAKLNPFAAMAAEGLLLAFGSDAPVTPVDPWATVRAGTYHRTPGSGLSARASFTAHTRAGHRAAGVNDGVTGSLVPGAPAHYAIWDAEDLVVATPDSRVQRWSTDPRAGVPPLPNLAEGATLPRCLRTVRGGQVIHDLFTRTA, encoded by the coding sequence GTGACGAACGCGCGAAGCACGCTCCTCCTCGGCGGGCGTATCTACAGCCCCTCGGCCCCCGACGCCACCGCCATGGCGATCACCGACGGCACCGTCGTCTGGGTGGGGCAGGACGGCCCGGCCAAGGCCCTGCATCCCGATGCCGAGGTGGTCGACCTCGACGGCGCTTTCGTCGCCCCGGCTTTCGTCGACGCGCACGTCCACGCCACCGCGACCGGCCTGCACCTCACCGGGCTGAACCTCACGAACGTCCGCGGCGCCGGCGAGCTCCTCGCCGCCGTCCGCGACGCCGTCCGCCCCGGCCAGGTGCTCGTCGCGCACGGATGGGACGAATCGCGCTGGACCGACGGCAGGCTGCCCAGCCGTGCGGAGATCGACGAGGCCTCGAACGGGACACCGGTGTACCTGAGCCGGGTCGACGTCCACTCGGCGCTCGTCTCCAGCGCGCTGGTCGCGCTCGCCGCCGGCGTGCACGAAGCGCCGGGCTGGTCGGCCGACGGTCCGCTGACCCGCGACGCCCACCACCTCGTGCGCGCCGCGATGCGTGAGGCGATCACGCCGCAGCAGCGCCGCGAAGCCCAGCGCGCGTTCCTCGCCGCAGCCGCCGCGCGCGGAGTCGTCAGCGTCCACGAATGCGCGGGCCCGGACATCTCCGGCGCCGAAGACCTCACCGACCTGCTCGCGCTGGCCGCCGAACCAGGGCTACCGGAGGTCGTCGGTTACTGGGGCGAACGCGGCGGCGTCGACACCGCCCGCGCGCTCGGTGCCAGGGGAGTCGCGGGCGACCTGTTCGTCGACGGCGCGCTCGGCTCCCGCACCGCCGCCCTGCACGAGCCGTACACCGACGCCCACGGCACTTCCGGGACGCTCTACCTCGACGCTCCCGCCATCGCCGAACACATCAGCGCCTGCACCGAGGCGGAACTCCAGGCAGGGTTCCACGTCATCGGCGACGCCGCCGTCGCCGAGGTCGTCGAAGGGTTCCGGCTCGCGGAGAAGACCGTCGGACGCCGGGCGCTGGCCGCCCGCCACCACCGGCTCGAACACGTCGAGATGATCGACGTCGACCAGGCGAAGGCGCTCGCGGGCTGGGGTGTGGTCGCTTCGGTCCAGCCGCAGTTCGACGCGGAATGGGGCGGCGCGCACGGCATGTACACCGACCGCCTCGGCACGGAACGGGCCGCGAAGCTCAATCCCTTCGCCGCCATGGCCGCCGAAGGGCTCCTGCTCGCCTTCGGTTCCGACGCCCCTGTCACGCCGGTCGACCCATGGGCCACCGTCCGCGCCGGGACCTATCACCGCACGCCGGGTTCGGGCCTGTCCGCCCGCGCGTCCTTCACCGCCCACACCCGCGCGGGACACCGCGCCGCCGGGGTCAACGACGGCGTCACCGGCAGCCTGGTCCCGGGCGCTCCCGCGCACTACGCGATCTGGGATGCCGAAGACCTCGTCGTCGCGACACCGGACTCACGCGTGCAGCGCTGGTCGACCGACCCGCGCGCGGGGGTGCCCCCGCTGCCGAACCTCGCGGAGGGCGCGACACTGCCCCGTTGTCTGCGCACGGTCCGCGGCGGACAGGTCATCCACGATCTGTTCACCCGCACGGCCTAG
- a CDS encoding KamA family radical SAM protein: MTAIQEPTSPVAAYDQPYDYTRVELIEPDWRRFPGWHDVTEAEWRDAQWQRVHCIRNAKQLRALMGDLLEERFYEDMLADQREMATMSMLLPPQMINTMAPNAGTDPAKVTEAWYADPIRRYMLPVRSDRDTEWPSHPHSERDSLHEAEMWVVEGLTHRYPTKVLAEMISTCPQYCGHCTRMDLVGNSTEQIEKHKLSLKPVDRQDAMIEYLKKTPGVRDVVVSGGDVANVPWPQLESFLMRLMDIDTVRDIRLATKALAALPQHWIQPKVVEGLERVAGTAQRRGVNLAIHTHVNHAQSVTPLVAEAARTALDVGVRDVRNQGVLMKGVNATPAELLDLCFALQGEANILPYYFYMCDMIPNAEHWRVSVHEAQELQHAIMGYLPGYATPRIVCDVPYVGKRWVHQLAEYDRELGISYWTKNYRTGIEHEDPEALQRKYPYYDPISTLPEAGQRWWRDQPRQP; this comes from the coding sequence GTGACTGCGATCCAGGAACCGACCTCGCCGGTGGCCGCCTACGATCAGCCCTACGACTACACCCGAGTCGAGCTGATCGAACCCGACTGGCGCCGCTTCCCCGGCTGGCACGACGTGACCGAGGCAGAGTGGCGTGACGCGCAGTGGCAGCGAGTGCACTGCATCCGCAACGCCAAGCAACTGCGCGCCCTCATGGGCGACCTGCTCGAGGAGCGCTTCTACGAGGACATGCTCGCCGACCAGCGCGAGATGGCCACGATGTCGATGCTGCTGCCTCCGCAGATGATCAACACGATGGCGCCCAACGCGGGCACCGACCCGGCGAAGGTGACCGAGGCCTGGTACGCCGACCCGATCCGCCGCTACATGCTTCCGGTGCGCAGCGATCGCGACACCGAGTGGCCGAGCCACCCGCACTCCGAACGGGACTCACTGCACGAGGCCGAGATGTGGGTCGTGGAGGGGCTGACGCACCGCTACCCCACCAAGGTCCTGGCCGAGATGATCTCCACGTGCCCCCAGTACTGCGGGCACTGCACCCGGATGGACCTGGTCGGCAACTCCACCGAGCAGATCGAGAAGCACAAGCTCTCGCTCAAACCGGTCGACCGCCAGGACGCGATGATCGAGTACCTGAAGAAGACACCCGGCGTGCGTGACGTCGTGGTCTCCGGTGGCGACGTCGCCAACGTGCCGTGGCCGCAACTGGAGTCGTTCCTCATGCGGCTGATGGACATCGACACCGTCCGCGACATCCGGCTCGCCACCAAGGCGCTCGCCGCCCTGCCGCAGCACTGGATCCAGCCGAAGGTCGTCGAAGGCCTCGAGCGCGTCGCCGGCACCGCCCAGCGCCGCGGCGTCAACCTCGCGATCCACACCCACGTCAACCACGCCCAGTCGGTGACCCCGCTGGTCGCCGAGGCCGCCAGGACCGCGCTGGACGTCGGCGTCCGCGACGTGCGCAACCAGGGCGTGCTGATGAAGGGCGTCAACGCGACCCCCGCCGAACTGCTGGACCTGTGCTTCGCGCTGCAGGGCGAGGCGAACATCTTGCCGTACTACTTCTATATGTGCGACATGATCCCGAACGCCGAGCACTGGCGGGTTTCCGTGCACGAGGCACAGGAACTGCAGCACGCGATCATGGGCTACCTGCCGGGTTACGCGACGCCGCGCATCGTCTGCGACGTGCCGTATGTCGGGAAGCGCTGGGTGCACCAGCTCGCCGAGTACGACCGCGAGCTGGGGATCTCGTACTGGACCAAGAACTACCGGACCGGGATCGAGCACGAGGACCCGGAGGCCTTGCAGCGCAAGTACCCGTACTACGACCCGATCTCCACGCTGCCCGAAGCCGGCCAGCGCTGGTGGCGCGACCAGCCCCGGCAGCCCTGA